From the genome of Williamwhitmania taraxaci, one region includes:
- a CDS encoding alpha/beta hydrolase family protein, translating to MNVCKKTLLFLVGVVLMISGKSQARYTGAEITKAGFTYICLKDSSKSTISDSIRFVVNISLGKPKPLLLFIQGSGNGSIIFKGDGFSFSLLSSFTTDSLIAKYTCVLIGKPFTALVSDMDGLSKTYDTTQRSFTQFQYEDCLSYYVKSATQVLEYMAQQPYVDSTRMFVVGHSQGYAVAAKLAADYPRRIKKVACLSAGIFDRQSGTIMHIREQERGGIITHDKAQEYINAIYEHYSGLKQYVEEKLARESGYAPEIASYMNSYSFDYEPALNNLLKIRIPLLVIYGTNDLGSLDNDLLPLFFTRAGKVNLTMKCYPGYDHNFFSYDCDSEGKVVKENFNWPEVFLFVSNWLQK from the coding sequence ATGAATGTATGTAAAAAGACGTTGCTGTTTCTAGTGGGTGTTGTGTTAATGATTTCCGGGAAATCTCAGGCGAGATATACTGGGGCTGAGATTACTAAGGCTGGTTTCACTTATATCTGCTTAAAAGATTCAAGCAAAAGCACTATTTCTGATTCCATAAGGTTTGTAGTGAATATCTCACTAGGGAAACCAAAGCCACTCTTACTGTTTATTCAGGGTTCAGGTAATGGAAGCATCATATTCAAAGGTGATGGGTTCTCCTTCTCGCTCCTATCCTCATTTACTACAGACAGTTTAATTGCAAAGTATACCTGTGTGTTAATTGGCAAGCCTTTTACTGCGCTTGTTTCTGATATGGATGGATTAAGCAAGACATATGATACAACTCAACGTAGTTTCACTCAATTTCAATATGAGGATTGTCTGTCGTATTATGTAAAAAGTGCGACACAAGTATTAGAGTATATGGCACAGCAACCATATGTTGATTCAACGAGAATGTTTGTGGTCGGCCATTCTCAAGGATATGCCGTAGCTGCAAAATTAGCTGCAGATTATCCCCGTAGAATAAAGAAAGTTGCGTGTCTTTCCGCTGGTATTTTTGATAGACAGAGCGGAACAATAATGCACATTCGAGAGCAGGAGCGAGGTGGAATAATTACACACGACAAAGCGCAAGAATACATTAATGCAATTTATGAACACTATTCTGGGCTCAAACAATACGTTGAAGAGAAGTTGGCAAGGGAGTCTGGCTATGCCCCAGAGATTGCGTCCTATATGAACTCATATTCTTTCGATTATGAGCCAGCTCTTAATAATTTGTTGAAGATTAGGATTCCGCTTCTCGTCATATATGGGACTAACGATTTAGGATCGTTAGATAATGATTTGCTGCCTCTGTTCTTTACTCGAGCAGGGAAAGTAAATCTTACAATGAAATGCTACCCCGGTTATGATCATAATTTCTTTAGTTATGATTGTGATTCTGAAGGGAAAGTAGTAAAGGAAAATTTCAACTGGCCTGAGGTGTTTCTGTTTGTAAGTAATTGGCTTCAGAAATAG